The Nitrospirota bacterium region TAAGCTGTCTGAGGATAATCTCAAGAATTGGTATCTTCCCGATGGGAAGCAGCGGCTTAGGCAAAACAGTTGTATAAGGCGCAAGCCTTGTCCCTTTACCCCCTGTGAGAATAACTGCCTTCATACGAAAGTTCTCCTTTTATGTCATTCCGTGCTTGACACGGAATCCAGTCCCATTTTTGATAAGGTAAAGGGCATCTGGATTCCCCGATTTAATCGGGGAATGACGACATTGTTAAATATGGTATGCATCAACCTTATGAAAGTCCGGGTTCTGCACTGTCCATGCAATAGTCCTTTTTAACCCTTCATCCAGCGTTATCTCAGGGGACCAATTCAATATTTTTTTTGCCTTATCAGTATTTGCAAGAAGTCTTTCAACTTCGCTTTTTTCAGGCCTCAGACGCCTCTCTTCAGTAATAATCTCCGGAGATTTTCCAAGGAGCATAAATATTTTTTTTGCAAGGTCTCCGACCGATATCTCTTTTGAGGAGCCGATGTTTATTACCTCTCCGGCGGACTCAGGCACTTCAGCAACCCTGATAAATCCGCTGACTGTATCTCCTACATAATTCAAGTCTCTTGTAGGCGTAAGTGAACCAAGTTTAATTTTATTATTTTTCATGGCCTGTGAAATAATTGTAGGGATTACGGCCCTTGAAGGCTGTCTGGGCCCGTAGGTGTTGAATGGGCGGATTATGGCGACAGGCAGTTTAAAGGCGCAGAAAAAACTCTCAGCCATTTTATCAGCTGCTATCTTGCTTGCAGAATAGGGTGATTGTCCCTGAAGCGGATGTCCTTCATCAATGGGGACATACTTTGCCGTCCCATAAACCTCGCTTGTGGAAGTGTTGATGAATTTTTCTATGTTTTCGTCAAGGCATGCGCTAAGCAGGTAAGAAGTGCCAAGGACATTGGTCTGAACATAATTTATTGGATGCACATAGCTGTAAGGGATTCCGATAAGCGCGGCAAGATGAAAAATTATCTCCTGTCCCTTCACAGCGTTTTTTACAGCATAAGGGTCTTTGAGGTCGCCCATCACTATCTTTATCTCAGATTGAAGCTCTTTTGGGAGCATCTCAAGCGAGCCGCGGGAGCCTCTTGAATTGTATCGTATGAATGCAGTCACATTTGCGCCAAACTGGACGAGCCTCTCTGTGAGATGGCTGCCTATAAATCCAGCGGCGCCTGTAACCAGAACTTTTTTACCCTGCCAGTTCATTTTCATTTTCTATTATAATTTAAAACGTCTTCCAATGTCTTATCCAAGGGAATTTGAGGCTTCCAGCCTGTCAATGAGAATAATTTTGAATTATCTCCATAATGTATCGTTGTCTCGCCTGTTCTAAGCCTGCCGGTTTCAACCTTAACTTCAATCTTCACCCTGCTCATTGACAATAATTTATCAAGTATTGCCTGTATCTTATACGCCCTGCCCGAGCATAAATTGTAAATTTCTCCTTTCCCCCCCATTTCTGCTAAAAGAGCAAGTCCGGCTGCCGTATCTCTTACGTCTGTAAGGTCTCTTTCAGCATCCAGATTACCAACACTTATAATCGGCTCTTTTTTGCCCTTTTCAAATTCCACAATCTGCCGTGCGAAATCTGTGCAGACTAAAAAAGGGTTTTCTCTCGGTCCGGTGAAATTAAAAGGTCTTGCTATAATAACATCAAGATTATGATTATTGAAATAATATTTCGCTATTTTTTCCTGAAAGACCTTGCCTAACCCATAATGATTTGACGGCAAGAGCGCATCAGTTTCCTTTAAAGCATTAGTACCTATGTGGATGCCGTAAACAGCGCTTGAGCTTGTCAGGACAATACGAGCCCTGCAGGAGAAGGCGGTCAGGGATTCAAAAAAATTTATTGTCCCTTCAACATTTGTCTTATAAATATTTCCGTAATCATCAAACCTGCCTGCTGATGCAAGGAAGTAGATTTGGTCAGGGCCAGTCTCTTTAACAATTCTCAGGATTGACTCGTTATCATTTAAATCAATATCAAGAACTTTGACTTTACTGATGAGATGCTTAATATTGTCAACCGGCTCTCCGGTTTTCTTAGTCCCTGAAACGGCACAGCCTTTTTCCAGCAAGTGTTCTGCCAGATGACTGCCCAAACATCCTGTTATCCCGATG contains the following coding sequences:
- a CDS encoding GDP-mannose 4,6-dehydratase, coding for MNWQGKKVLVTGAAGFIGSHLTERLVQFGANVTAFIRYNSRGSRGSLEMLPKELQSEIKIVMGDLKDPYAVKNAVKGQEIIFHLAALIGIPYSYVHPINYVQTNVLGTSYLLSACLDENIEKFINTSTSEVYGTAKYVPIDEGHPLQGQSPYSASKIAADKMAESFFCAFKLPVAIIRPFNTYGPRQPSRAVIPTIISQAMKNNKIKLGSLTPTRDLNYVGDTVSGFIRVAEVPESAGEVINIGSSKEISVGDLAKKIFMLLGKSPEIITEERRLRPEKSEVERLLANTDKAKKILNWSPEITLDEGLKRTIAWTVQNPDFHKVDAYHI
- a CDS encoding GDP-mannose 4,6-dehydratase; translated protein: MKAKAYERTTLLPVNLLKSLIIGITGCLGSHLAEHLLEKGCAVSGTKKTGEPVDNIKHLISKVKVLDIDLNDNESILRIVKETGPDQIYFLASAGRFDDYGNIYKTNVEGTINFFESLTAFSCRARIVLTSSSAVYGIHIGTNALKETDALLPSNHYGLGKVFQEKIAKYYFNNHNLDVIIARPFNFTGPRENPFLVCTDFARQIVEFEKGKKEPIISVGNLDAERDLTDVRDTAAGLALLAEMGGKGEIYNLCSGRAYKIQAILDKLLSMSRVKIEVKVETGRLRTGETTIHYGDNSKLFSLTGWKPQIPLDKTLEDVLNYNRK